From the genome of Epinephelus lanceolatus isolate andai-2023 chromosome 23, ASM4190304v1, whole genome shotgun sequence, one region includes:
- the LOC117249136 gene encoding membrane-spanning 4-domains subfamily A member 3-like — protein MASAAAGSVVVVTHVHPLPQGLGHQHYVDTPGRFSKGRLLALGTVQIMIGLMVLLFGVAMAVNADTIGVFSGIFVWGALFYIAAGSLTVAAGNSMNCCMVRGALAVSVVAAVASTTATILYGLDAAGLMNSCYVTGSWQSICYLYLSRMQGFSGVLAIFHFLELIVSITVAAFACNATCNCCAERPSIVSIPENGPVTTHAASTFQAPSVSVANVPSQIVTGYKNPEETRPTVLSDPPPYNAEC, from the exons ATGGcttcagctgcagcaggaagtgtgGTGGTGGTCACTCATGTGCACCCATTACCCCAGGGTCTTGGACACCAACATTATGTGGATACTCCGGGGAGGTTCAGCAAGGGCCGGCTACTGGCGCTTGGG ACTGTTCAGATCATGATTGGCCTGATGGTGCTGCTGTTTGGGGTTGCTATGGCAGTTAATGCAGATACAATTGGAGTCTTCAGTGGGATTTTTGTCTGGGGAGCTTTGTTT TACATCGCAGCTGGATCTCTGACAGTGGCTGCTGGGAATTCTATGAACTGTTGCATG GTGAGGGGTGCTTTGGCTGTCAGTGTTGTAGCAGCAGTTGCTTCCACTACTGCAACCATCCTCTACGGTCTGGATGCTGCAGGATTGATGAACTCATGCTACGTCACTGGTTCCTGGCAGTCCATCTGCTACCTGTATTTG agTCGGATGCAGGGGTTTTCAGGGGTCTTGGCTATTTTCCATTTTCTAGAGCTCATCGTTTCAATCACTGTCGCAGCATTTGCCTGCAACGCTACTTGCAACTGCTGCGCAGAG CGGCCATCAATCGTCTCCATACCCGAGAATGGTCCAGTGACTACACATGCTGCGTCCACTTTCCAAGCACCATCTGTCTCAGTGGCTAATGTCCCCTCACAG ATAGTGACAGGCTATAAAAACCCAGAGGAAACAAGACCTACCGTTCTGAGTGATCCTCCACCTTACAATGCTGAGTGTTGA